The window AGGAGACGAACGCCCGCGTCGAGCGGTGGAGGGCGAAGCTGGAGGCGCGGAAGAACGCTAGATCGAGTAGTCCGCCGGAGGAGCCGACAGCATCTGACGGGCCAGATCACGGGCCGTCTGCAGCGGAGTGACCTCCCGGGCGAAGCGCGCGCCCGCCAGGCCGCCGTCGAGGAAGATGAGCAGCTGGTTCGCCTGCGTGGCGGAGGGGTAGCCGTTCTTCGCGGTGAGCAGGTCCGTCATCGTCTGGTGCATCCAGCGGCGGTGCTCCCGGCAGGCGGCGACGATGCCGTGCTCGGACTCGGTCTCCGGGCGCGGGTACTCGTTGGCGGCGTTCTGGAAGTGGGAGCCGCGGAACTCCTTGCCCGGCTCCTCCGCGATGGCGAGGTCGAAGAAGGCGAGGATCTTGTCCTCGGCGTCCGTCATCCCCTTCGTCCGCTCCTCCCAGGCCGTCCGGTACTGCTCGTCGAGGTTCTCCAGGTAGGAGATGACCAGGGCGTCCTTCGAGCCGAAGAGGGAGTACAGGGACGCCTTGGCGACGTCCGCCTCCCGCAGGATCCGGTCGATGCCGATGACCCGGATGCCCTCCGTGGTGAACAGGTTGGTCGCCGAGTCGAGCAGTCGCTGACGCGGGCTCGGTCGGTTGCGACGCCGCGCGGTCGTCGTCTTCTTCCTCACTGTTCCTGCGGACACGTGGGTACCGGTTCCTTTCCGGGATCGTTCGGGACTACCTCTCCCACACAATATAGACAAACCGGTACGTCTTTTGACAGTCGCCCTGCATACGGGCATGAAAAAACCCGCCCCGAGGGGCGGGTTCATGCGGGGACCCGCAGGCTAGCTCCGGCTGCGACCGGTCACCATGTTGACGATGGTCAGCAGGATCACCGCACCGAGCAGACAGGTGAGGAAGCTGAAGATCAGGCCTCCGCCGGCCACGTCGACCCCCAGGAGGCTGAGGAGGAAGCCACCGAGTAGACCGCCGACCACACCGACGACGATGTTGAGCAGGAGACCCTGCTGGGCGTCCGTGCCCTTGATCTTGGAGGCGATCCAACCGGCCAGGCCGCCGATGATGATCCAACCGAGAATTCCGAGTCCGAGCATTGTGTTCTCCTTTGGTCCGTGCAGTTACCTGCCATTCATGCGTATGTGAACATGTCTAGTCTGTCACGACACCGGCGCGACCGCACGGGGCAAAGCAAAAAGTAACGGGATCGTTGCAGAAATGAACACAGATGTTGACCGCCGGGAATCCCACATAAAACAACTACCGGAAATGACAGATCCCCCGTGCCGGTCCGGGACCGGCACGGGGGAACGTCGACGGGCAGAGGTTAGAGCGACTCGGGTCGCACCACCATCATCGGGCACGGCGCCGACTGCAGCAGCGCACGCGAGGTCGAACCGAGCAGCATGCCCTTGAAGCCGCCACGACCGTGGGAACCCACGACGAGGAGCTGCGCACCCTCGGAGTTCTCCACCAGGGCCCGCACCGGACGGTCACGCGTGATCACCTTGCGCACCTGGACGTCCGGGTACTTCTCGGTCATCGGCGCGAGACGCTCGGCCAGCATGTCGATCTGCTCACGCTCGACCTCCTCCCACTGCTGCTGGGCGGCGGACAGGCCGGCCAGCGAGGCCTGGACCTGCATGTCCATCCAGGTGTGGACGGCGACCAGCTCCGCACCGCGGGCGTGGGCCTCGGCGAAGGCGATCTCGGTGGCCTTCTGGGAGACGTCGGAACCGTCGACACCGATGACGACCGGGCCGTACTTGGTGGACTCGTCGACGGTGTTGTCCTCGCGCACGACCACGACCGGGCAGGAGGCGTGGGAGACGACGGCCGCGGAGACCGAACCCATCACCATGCCGGACAGACCACCCAGGCCACGCGAGCCCATGACGATCATGGTGACGTCACGGGACATGTCGAGCAGCATGTCGATCGGGGAGCCCTCGGCGATGGTGTGGCCGATCTTCAGCTCCGGCGCGACCTCGTGGGCGATGGCACGGGCCTCGTCGATCTTCTCCATGGTCTCGGACTGCAGGTCGTCGAAAAGCTCCTGCGGCGGGACCATGCCTTCCGCGTAGAGGAACTGCGGCATCGTGTACGACGATGCCAGCCGCAGCGGGATGCCCCGCTTGTTGGCAGTGTTGGCTGCCCAACGGACCGCGTTGTGGGAGGCCGGGGAGCCGTCAACTGCTACAACGACGATATCTTCCTGAGTCATCTCGTGCGCCCTTTCCTTCGTGAGGATCAGATTATGAGTATCACAAATTATTGTACCGGTTGATGACAGGTTTGAGTCAGATGTTACAACCAGTTGACCTGGCGCCCGCAGGGCAGGATAGGCTGCTCTAAGCTGCGTTTACGCCGGGATGTCGATGGGTCGTGCGGCATCCGAGTTCGCCGGGTACAGCAGGC of the Corynebacterium humireducens NBRC 106098 = DSM 45392 genome contains:
- a CDS encoding TetR/AcrR family transcriptional regulator is translated as MSAGTVRKKTTTARRRNRPSPRQRLLDSATNLFTTEGIRVIGIDRILREADVAKASLYSLFGSKDALVISYLENLDEQYRTAWEERTKGMTDAEDKILAFFDLAIAEEPGKEFRGSHFQNAANEYPRPETESEHGIVAACREHRRWMHQTMTDLLTAKNGYPSATQANQLLIFLDGGLAGARFAREVTPLQTARDLARQMLSAPPADYSI
- a CDS encoding GlsB/YeaQ/YmgE family stress response membrane protein; this translates as MLGLGILGWIIIGGLAGWIASKIKGTDAQQGLLLNIVVGVVGGLLGGFLLSLLGVDVAGGGLIFSFLTCLLGAVILLTIVNMVTGRSRS
- a CDS encoding universal stress protein — its product is MTQEDIVVVAVDGSPASHNAVRWAANTANKRGIPLRLASSYTMPQFLYAEGMVPPQELFDDLQSETMEKIDEARAIAHEVAPELKIGHTIAEGSPIDMLLDMSRDVTMIVMGSRGLGGLSGMVMGSVSAAVVSHASCPVVVVREDNTVDESTKYGPVVIGVDGSDVSQKATEIAFAEAHARGAELVAVHTWMDMQVQASLAGLSAAQQQWEEVEREQIDMLAERLAPMTEKYPDVQVRKVITRDRPVRALVENSEGAQLLVVGSHGRGGFKGMLLGSTSRALLQSAPCPMMVVRPESL